A window of the Calderihabitans maritimus genome harbors these coding sequences:
- a CDS encoding inositol-3-phosphate synthase, which translates to MSSKPIKIAIAGVGNCASALLQGIELYKSEEMAKEPIGLMHYDLGGYKPGDIEVVAAFDIDARKVGKPLREAIFARPNCTKIFYSDLPDYPVTVQMGPVMDGYSEHMKEYPEDKSFVLADQEPVDVAKVLKESGAEILVNYLPVGSENAARAYAKACLEAGVGFINAMPVFIASDPTWARRFEEKGLPIIGDDVKSQVGATITHRVLTKLFEDRGVKITKTYQLNFGGNTDFLNMLNRSRLKSKKKSKTQAVQSEMKEGLVDENIHIGPSDYVPWLNDNKICFIRMEGLGFGRVPIELELRLSVEDSPNSGGVIIDAIRCMKLALDRGVKGPLYAISAYTMKSPPIQYTDSEARKMVEEFIRGESRSEAKTA; encoded by the coding sequence ATGAGCAGTAAGCCAATAAAAATTGCCATTGCCGGAGTGGGAAACTGTGCAAGTGCGTTACTTCAGGGTATTGAGCTGTACAAATCTGAGGAGATGGCTAAAGAACCAATAGGGCTGATGCACTATGATCTCGGGGGATATAAGCCGGGCGATATTGAAGTAGTGGCAGCATTTGATATTGATGCCCGGAAAGTAGGCAAACCGCTAAGGGAAGCTATTTTTGCCCGGCCGAACTGTACGAAGATATTCTATTCCGATCTGCCTGATTACCCTGTAACCGTTCAAATGGGACCTGTAATGGATGGATATTCCGAACACATGAAAGAATATCCGGAAGACAAGTCTTTTGTCCTGGCCGATCAGGAACCGGTAGATGTGGCTAAAGTTTTGAAAGAATCGGGGGCTGAAATACTTGTCAATTACCTCCCGGTCGGTTCGGAAAATGCAGCTAGAGCCTATGCTAAGGCCTGTCTGGAAGCTGGTGTCGGTTTTATTAACGCCATGCCTGTGTTTATTGCCTCTGATCCTACCTGGGCCCGACGGTTTGAGGAAAAAGGGCTCCCCATTATCGGTGACGACGTAAAATCCCAGGTGGGAGCGACCATTACTCACCGGGTACTGACCAAGTTGTTTGAAGACCGGGGAGTAAAAATTACCAAGACATATCAACTGAATTTTGGGGGCAATACGGACTTTCTCAATATGCTCAACCGGAGTCGCCTGAAATCTAAGAAAAAGTCAAAAACCCAGGCGGTCCAATCCGAAATGAAAGAAGGGTTGGTCGATGAGAATATTCATATAGGGCCCAGCGATTATGTTCCCTGGTTGAATGATAACAAGATTTGCTTTATCCGGATGGAAGGGTTAGGCTTTGGACGGGTACCCATAGAACTGGAGTTAAGACTTTCGGTTGAAGATTCTCCCAACAGCGGAGGGGTAATTATTGATGCCATTCGCTGCATGAAGCTGGCCCTGGACCGGGGAGTAAAAGGTCCGTTGTACGCTATCTCTGCATATACCATGAAGTCACCGCCAATACAATATACTGATTCCGAGGCAAGGAAAATGGTGGAAGAGTTTATTCGCGGTGAATCCCGGTCCGAGGCGAAAACCGCATGA
- a CDS encoding histidinol-phosphatase HisJ family protein, translating into MKNKEIRIDPGGCEAAFLSDYHVHTSFSADCEEDLHAICLRAVRLGLKEIGVTDHLSFFPADPNFGLLSKSYSRYVQTLESFRKQFKGRLRILKGVEIDYHAVKEKEICRFLRDHPFDFILVSVHYVDGLSLMKEDFYTTRSPALAVRQLIDTLERAAEFPFLDVMAHLDWIKRGWKKYWPHIPYFSQILMDAGLRRVLQKIIQRGAALEINTSGIRRGFTEPFPGKAILACYREMGGRRCVLGSDAHRLTELAVGLQEGRKLAEKLGLECSSPLSVGTIEYAKGGM; encoded by the coding sequence ATGAAAAATAAAGAAATTAGGATTGATCCGGGCGGCTGTGAAGCCGCCTTTCTTAGTGATTATCATGTACATACTTCTTTTTCGGCCGACTGCGAAGAAGACCTTCACGCCATATGCCTCCGAGCCGTACGTTTAGGACTTAAGGAAATCGGTGTTACGGACCATCTCAGTTTTTTCCCTGCTGATCCCAACTTTGGCCTCCTGAGCAAATCCTATTCCCGTTACGTCCAAACCTTAGAAAGTTTCCGAAAACAATTCAAAGGGAGACTTCGTATCTTAAAAGGAGTTGAAATTGACTACCACGCGGTCAAGGAGAAAGAAATTTGCCGCTTTTTAAGAGATCATCCTTTTGACTTCATACTGGTATCCGTTCATTACGTGGACGGTCTGTCTTTGATGAAAGAGGATTTCTACACAACCAGATCCCCTGCTTTGGCCGTCAGGCAATTAATAGATACTCTGGAGCGGGCGGCAGAGTTCCCCTTTTTAGATGTTATGGCTCATTTGGACTGGATTAAACGAGGGTGGAAAAAATACTGGCCGCATATACCATATTTCTCTCAGATATTGATGGACGCCGGTCTACGGAGGGTACTTCAGAAAATAATTCAACGAGGCGCTGCTTTGGAGATCAACACTTCCGGTATAAGAAGGGGATTTACCGAGCCTTTTCCCGGTAAAGCCATTCTTGCCTGCTATCGGGAGATGGGAGGGAGAAGGTGCGTTTTGGGTTCTGATGCCCATCGTCTTACTGAACTAGCCGTAGGACTTCAAGAAGGCCGGAAGTTGGCTGAAAAACTGGGTTTAGAATGTTCTTCTCCTTTGAGCGTAGGAACGATTGAATATGCGAAAGGGGGGATGTAG